In Fusarium oxysporum f. sp. lycopersici 4287 chromosome 11, whole genome shotgun sequence, the following are encoded in one genomic region:
- a CDS encoding hypothetical protein (At least one base has a quality score < 10) — protein sequence MSTTTRTRRPHTRSKTGCLTCRKRRVRCDGGKPTCTRCVSAGRACEFADPSIPLRDRKATCLPGEQQPWIISQDAPPVTLMVNSPFGKSVEPFDCLGLDMTLRSRELLHYFHNSHDSADLVLSKASRNIFSSVAQHPDALRDTLLVAGLHYAWTVGDLETYKPTFLFHKVSTIQVLNRWLQNIHQPGLMTFIRHVSILCFIEASYGNVHDTEAHINGLVNAVHLLSPLDDDFGHRSEIEEELANRYLLLTYYAYQGFKARILGSDSLQNLFRQNNTAEFSTFVSQIYLWKTQNIGHLEMRLNAMKLLPFFFAALPSSTQFHSIDASPLIDCLKHVTTSTQTVREDRYKCDPSWEWIEGSDSRLLCATIGSHFSSLFHDDMFSSAHSSKYSISWSGMCAASSLYMHSVLELWNGGKAIDARLLRRFLSILSRDLSQSVSTLGLNDSTDFWLWRAFLGEYSIAKQQANNHDPLLDGLQRAFTGYVDAWKRVTGLTLWEEAHACLVTVAWPATMNYETGRGVWISAIEHTTC from the exons ATGAGTACAACGACAAGGACTCGGAGGCCCCACACTAGGAGTAAAACCGGGTGTTTGACTTGTCGAAAGCGTCGCGTGCGTTGTGATGGCGGAAAACCAACCTG TACCCGATGTGTCAGTGCAGGACGGGCATGCGAGTTTGCTGATCCTAGTATCCCACTTCGAGACCGCAAGGCTACCTGTCTTCCAGGCGAACAGCAACCTTGGATTATAAGCCAGGATGCGCCGCCAGTAACTCTAATGGTTAATTCCCCATTCGGAAAATCAGTGGAGCCTTTCGATTGTTTAGGCTTGGACATGACTCTTCGCTCCAGAGAGCTACTTCACTATT TTCATAATAGCCACGACAGTGCTGATTTGGTACTTAGTAAAGCCTCGAGAAATAT CTTTTCTTCTGTCGCTCAGCACCCCGATGCCCTGAGGGACACTCTTCTCGTAGCAGGCCTGCATTATGCATGGACTGTCGGTGATCTCGAAACGTATAAGCCAACTTTCCTGTTTCACAAAGTCTCAACAATACAAGTCTTGAACCGATGGTTGCAGAACATACATCAACCGGGGCTGATGACCTTCATTCGGCATGTTTCAATTCTTTGCTTTATAGAG GCATCTTATGGTAACGTACACGATACAGAGGCTCATATCAACGGCCTCGTGAACGCCGTCCACCTTCTCAGCCCCCTCGATGACGACTTCGGCCATCGATCAGAAATCGAAGAAGAGCTTGCTAATCGCTATCTCTTGCT CACATACTATGCCTACCAAGGCTTCAAGGCCAGGATATTGGGAAGCGACTCTTTGCAGAACCTTTTCCGACAGAACAATACCGCAGAGTTTTCCACGTTCGTATCGCAGATCTATCTCTGGAAGACCCAAAATATCGGCCATCTTGAAATGCGTCTCAACGCCATGAAACTCTTGCCATTCTTCTTCGCTGCCCTCCCCTCATCAACGCAATTCCATAGCATCGACGCATCACCTCTAATAGATTGCCTGAAGCATGTTACAACTTCAACGCAGACAGTCAGGGAAGATCGTTACAAATGCGACCCAAGCTGGGAATGGATCGAGGGATCAGATTCTCGACTTCTCTGCGCTACTATCGGCTCCCATTTCTCATCTCTGTTCCACGACGATATGTTCTCATCAGCACACTCGTCAAAGTATAGCATTTCTTGGTCTGGTATGTGCGCTGCATCAAGCCTGTATATGCACAGTGTCCTGGAGCTCTGGAACGGCGGCAAGGCCATCGACGCTCGTCTCTTGCGAAGGTTTCTCTCGATCTTGAGTCGAGATCTCAGCCAATCTGTCAGCACTTTGGGACTCAATGACTCTACGGATTTTTGGCTTTGGCGAGCGTTCCTTGGAGAGTATAGCATTGCCAAACAGCAAGCGAATAACCATGACCCCTTGCTGGATGGCCTCCAAAGAGCTTTTACTGGCTACGTAGATGCATGGAAAAGGGTTACAGGGTTGACACTTTGGGAAGAGGCGCATGCCTGTTTAGTGACAGTGGCGTGGCCCGCTACTATGAATTATGAAACGGGGCGAGGTGTTTGGATAAGTGCAATCGAGCATACAACATGTTGA
- a CDS encoding hypothetical protein (At least one base has a quality score < 10) gives MQMIAREFNFSETVFLRRNTDGAVAINIFTPVNEMDFAGHPVIGTGHVLFRQLLPGLAVHSSEATLWTNAGPVVPSLFTAISAGPSQLTELDEGWAPSFTGVMYYRVLSDPYDESGKKVQHLRIRMIAIGLEDPACGSGSCALGAYLALQQGDSGGMRLFPKCQPCNPFPCIYVASKSSLEAIQQGVMVIRLLFGNAILSKERSPKPKIRRVIESQSADRLAEISTQDREKPSQETSVDGLAAVPELQDTVHIQA, from the exons ATGCAGATGATTGCACGTGAATTCAACTTCTCCGAAACCGTCTTTTTGCGCCGAAACACGGATGGAGCAGTGGCCATCAACATCTTTACTCCTGTGAACGAGATGGATTTTGCAGGCCATCCTGTCATCGGCACTGGCCATGTGCTATTTCGACAGCTACTTCCTGGTCTCGCTGTGCACTCCTCAGAGGCCACCCTTTGGACAAACGCTGGGCCAGTTGTT CCCAGCCTGTTCACCGCCATCTCCGCAGGCCCCAGTCAGCTTACAGAGCTTGACGAGGGATGGGCACCCTCTTTCACAGGAGTGATGTACTATAGAGTACTGTCGGATCCTTACGACGAGAGTGGCAAGAAGGTCCAACATCTCAGAATTCGTATGATTGCAATCGGTCTCGAGGACCCCGCCTGCGGAAGCGGTTCATGTGCTCTGGGCGCATATCTCGCGCTTCAGCAGGGGGATTCGGGCG GCATGCGCCTCTTCCCAAAGTGTCAACCCTGTAACCCTTTTCCATGCATCTACGTAGCCAGTAAAAGCTCTTTGGAGGCCATCCAGCAAGGGGTCATGGTTATTCGCTTGCTGTTTGGCAATGCTATACTCTCCAAGGAACGCTCGCCAAAGCCAAAAATCCGTAGAGTCATTGAGTCCCAAAGTGCTGACAGATTGGCTGAGATCTCGACTCAAGATCGAGAGAAACCTTCGCAAGAGACGAGCGTCGATGGCCTTGCCGCCGTTCCAGAGCTCCAGGACACTGTGCATATACAGGCTTGA
- a CDS encoding threonine aldolase, translated as MGSLIPNPGRCFMSDNIAGASPEIVQAVVAAATGHVPPYGNDGVTGAARQRLQEIFEKELDVFPVSSGTAANCIGLASLVKPWGSILCHPDSHINNDECGAPEAFTGGSKLVTVPGSNSKIDPQSLRAAVCRKVGDVHSVQPSVLSISQPTETGSVYTIAELKELCTIAKNAGLRVHMDGARFANALVHLEASPAEMTWEAGVDVLSFGLTKNGAMTVDIIISFDPTLASELAFRQKRAGQLASKMRFHTAQIEAYLADELWLRNARYANGLALRLAAGLRSVSGPEVLQDPEANILFCRLAPAVIKELLCQGYQFYHDRWEPGSVRLVTSFSHSPSSVDELVAAVGSCYSKLL; from the coding sequence ATGGGTTCTCTTATTCCAAACCCGGGACGGTGTTTTATGAGTGACAATATAGCTGGTGCGTCGCCTGAAATTGTGCAAGCTGTCGTCGCTGCAGCCACTGGACATGTTCCGCCGTATGGAAACGATGGTGTTACAGGCGCCGCTCGTCAAAGGCTGCAGGAGATATTCGAAAAAGAACTCGACGTATTCCCAGTTTCGAGCGGAACAGCCGCAAACTGCATCGGCTTGGCGTCGCTTGTCAAGCCGTGGGGCAGTATTCTTTGTCACCCGGATAGCCACATCAACAACGACGAGTGCGGCGCTCCAGAAGCTTTCACAGGAGGCTCTAAACTTGTAACAGTGCCTGGAAGCAATAGCAAGATCGACCCCCAGTCTTTGCGCGCTGCTGTTTGTCGGAAGGTCGGTGACGTCCATAGCGTCCAACCGTCTGTTCTCAGTATCAGTCAGCCTACCGAAACCGGTAGTGTCTACACAATCGCCGAGCTCAAAGAGTTGTGTACTATAGCGAAAAATGCAGGCTTACGCGTGCACATGGATGGAGCGCGTTTTGCCAATGCATTAGTTCACCTCGAGGCATCTCCAGCTGAGATGACCTGGGAGGCCGGCGTTGACGTTCTCTCTTTTGGTTTGACCAAGAACGGCGCAATGACAGTCGACATAATCATCTCTTTCGACCCTACCTTGGCGTCTGAACTGGCCTTCCGCCAGAAGCGAGCTGGCCAGTTGGCCTCAAAAATGCGCTTTCATACGGCTCAGATTGAAGCCTACCTTGCGGACGAATTATGGCTGCGAAATGCCCGTTATGCGAATGGTTTGGCTTTACGATTGGCCGCTGGCCTAAGGAGCGTTTCTGGACCGGAGGTTTTGCAAGATCCGGAAGCTAACATACTCTTCTGCCGCCTGGCTCCAGCCGTAATCAAGGAATTGCTTTGCCAGGGCTACCAGTTCTACCATGATCGCTGGGAGCCAGGATCAGTTCGCCTTGTGACATCCTTTTCACATAGTCCAAGTAGTGTAGATGAGCTGGTTGCGGCTGTTGGATCATGTTACAGCAAACTGTTGTAG
- a CDS encoding OPT family small oligopeptide transporter: MTSNSEKAVTDSGIQATDKRADVASTGSLKDESMNGRAQILGATPEEIIEAEEHARTMDLDETRRRAENLIYLHEHDPNFSSEAIMRIQAFLSNEDVFANPHKHEDLISDIKTEISLVTINSPYAEVRAVVSNKDDPSTPAGTIRAWTIGLFFVIVQSFVNQLFSVRQPTIRLQAPVIQLLSFPLGKAWEKWLPVGDFTLFGQRLQLNPGKFNQKEHMLISIMANVSTSLPHSRYIIFTSWLKKYFDLPFAADFGFQICLSLAMNLLGFGLAGLARRFLVYPSFCIWPRSLATIALNQSLHNESGNASVLGPFKKMYTMSRYRFFMLSFAAMFVWFWFPDLIATALSLFNWLAWISPNNFTLTAITGVSKGLGFNPLPTFDWNIATYYIDPLLVPFHVTVNMFLGALLGGITIIAMYWNNTYNTGYLPINTNTMFDNTGAKYNVSSILDDRGLLDAEKYQAYSQVYIAASSITYYIYFFAVYSAIISYAALYHWNDIKLGFVSLWESFKKNSKINEFKDVHTKLMEQYKEVPEWWYLILNIVGVAFGIASVAAWPTNTSVGTVFFGLALAILFTIPTGIIFATTGIEVEFNVLAEFIGGAWQPGNALAMNFFKGFGYVTVAHALDFANDLKLGHYLKIPQRQTFWCQTVATVVSAFVCTAVMNFQIRNIPEICQPTQKDRFTCPGVESYFTAAVLFGSLAPQRVFGEGGMYTALLAAFPVGLAFPVIYYYATRNLPKTHWLTKLHPVVIFSGGHIWSPYNLAYVWPAVIPGWISWVIVRKRYLQFWGKYNYVLSAAWQTGIALAAVVIFFAVSYHGASINWIGNSADSGCEAETCTRLKVPNGTIFGPQPGTFA; this comes from the exons ATGACCTCCAATTCGGAGAAGGCCGTCACAGATAGTGGCATCCAAGCGACAGACAAGCGAGCGGATGTTGCCTCTACTGGATCCCTCAAGGATGAGTCCATGAACGGGAGGGCCCAGATCCTGGGTGCTACGCCCGAGGAAATCATCGAAGCAGAGGAGCATGCGCGTACGATGGACTTGGATGAGACGAGAAGG CGCGCTGAAAATTTGATCTACCTTCATGAACATGATCCCAACTTCAGCTCAGAGGCTATCATGCGTATTCAAGCATTCCTCAGCAACGAAGATGTCTTCGCCAATCCTCACAAGCATGAAGATCTCATCTCAGACATCAAGACCGAGATTTCACTCGTCACTATCAATTCACCCTACGCAGAAGTCCGCGCTGTAGTAAGCAACAAGGACGACCCATCGACACCAGCTGGAACTATTCGAGCATGGACCATCGGTCTCTTTTTCGTGATCGTGCAGAGTTTCGTGAACCAGCTGTTCTCAGTGCGACAACCGACTATCCGACTTCAAGCCCCAGTCATTCAGCTCCTCTCGTTTCCGCTCGGTAAAGCTTGGGAGAAATGGCTTCCAGTCGGCGACTTCACGTTGTTTGGCCAAAGGCTACAGCTCAATCCTGGAAAGTTCAACCAAAAGGAGCACATGCTGATCTCAATCATGGCGAATGTCTCGACGAGTTTGCCTCATTCGCGATACATCATTTTCACCAGTTGGTTGAAGAAGTACTTTGATTTGCCATTTGCTGCCGATTTTGGCTTTCAGATCTGCCTCTCG CTGGCGATGAACTTGCTAGGCTTCGGTCTTGCTGGGTTGGCGCGACGTTTCCTAGTCTACCCATCCTTCTGTATCTGGCCTCGCTCCCTCGCAACCATCGCCCTCAATCAGAGTCTACACAATG AATCTGGAAACGCAAGCGTGCTTGGTCCCTTCAAGAAAATGTACACCATGTCCCGGTACCGCTTCTTCATGCTCTCCTTCGCCGCCATGTTCgtctggttctggttccCCGACCTCATCGCTACAGCACTGTCCCTCTTCAACTGGCTTGCGTGGATCTCACCCAATAATTTCACCCTTACAGCCATCACCGGCGTATCTAAGGGCCTTGGATTCAACCCTCTTCCAACCTTTGACTGGAACATTGCCACTTACTATATCGACCCTCTTTTGGTTCCCTTCCATGTCACGGTCAACATGTTCCTCGGTGCCTTGTTGGGTGGAATTACTATCATCGCCATGTACTGGAACAACACCTACAACACTGGATACCTTCCTATTAACACAAATACCATGTTCGATAACACGGGTGCCAAGTACAACGTATCTTCTATCTTGGATGATCGTGGATTACTGGATGCAGAGAAGTATCAGGCTTACAGCCAGGTCTACATCGCAGCCTCATCTATCACGTACTA CATCTACTTCTTTGCCGTTTATAGTGCGATCATCTCCTATGCCGCTCTTTACCACTGGAACGACATCAAGCTTGGTTTTGTGTCGCTTTGGGaaagcttcaagaagaacagcaagATCAACGAGTTCAAGGATGTTCATACAAAGCTAATGGAGCAGTACAAAGAGGTTCCAGAGTGGTGGTACTTGATACTCAAC attgttggtgttgctttCGGCATTGCTTCTGTAGCAGCCTGGCCCACCAACACCAGTGTCGGCACCGTCTTCTTTGGCCTTGCTCTTGCGATCCTCTTCACTATTCCTACTGGAATCATTTTTGCCACTACTGGCATCGAAGTTGAGTTCAATGTCCTTGCTGAGTTTATTGGAGGAGCATGGCAGCCTGGTAATGCCTTGGCT ATGAACTTTTTCAAAGGGTTTGGATATGTGACAGTCGCCCACGCCCTCGATTTCGCCAATGATCTGAAGCTCGGTCACTACCTCAAGATTCCTCAGCGACAGACCTTCTGGTGCCAGACTGTGGCCA CTGTTGTCTCCGCCTTTGTTTGCACCGCAGTGATGAATTTCCAGATCCGCAACATCCCCGAAATCTGCCAGCCTACCCAAAAGGATCGCTTCACTTGTCCTGGCGTTGAGTCATACTTCACCGCTGCCGTGCTCTTTGGCTCTCTTGCCCCTCAAAGGGTGTTTGGTGAAGGAGGCATGTACACAGCTCTCCTCGCTGCGTTCCCAGTTGGATTGGCCTTCCCCGTTATCTACTACTACGCGACCCGCAACCTCCCCAAGACGCACTGGCTGACAAAGCTTCATCCCGTCGTTATCTTCAGCGGTGGTCACATCTGGTCTCCCTACAACCTGGCCTATGTCTGGCCGGCTGTCATTCCAGGCTGGATCTCTTGGGTCATCGTCCGGAAGAGATACCTTCAGTTCTGGGGAAAGTACAACTATGTCCTTTCTGCAGCTTGGCAGACTGGCATCGCTCTCGCTGCGGTGGTCATCTTTTTCGCTGTGAGCTACCACGGCGCGTCCATCAATTGGATCGGCAACAGTGCAGACAGTGGTTGTGAAGCTGAGACCTGCACCAGACTCAAAGTTCCCAATGGAACGATTTTTGGTCCTCAGCCCGGAACCTTTGCCTAG